The following proteins are co-located in the Carassius gibelio isolate Cgi1373 ecotype wild population from Czech Republic chromosome A21, carGib1.2-hapl.c, whole genome shotgun sequence genome:
- the LOC127941680 gene encoding transcription elongation factor SPT6 isoform X1 has product MDDEGEDDEKDMIADEIFTGDGDGDGEVEDGETVDTLHPRDDEEEEDDEESDIDDFIVDDDDGQPIKKKKGKKFPGYTNAALQEAQEIFGGDFDFAEFDTEAYDNAEEEEEEQDEESWDQPKKQTKRRVGRRSIFEIYEPSELESSHMTDQDNEIRSTDMPERFQLRAIPVKPAEDDELEEEAEWIYRNAFSTPTISMQESTDYLDHGTTTNFSRKGPNTIAKIKEALNFMQNQHFEVPFIAFYRKEYVEPELNIYDLWKVWQWDEKWTQLKTRKQNLTRLFQRMQSYQFEQISADPDKPLADSTRPLDTADMERLKDVQSLDELGDVYHHFLLYYGRDIPKMQNAVKASKKKLKKIKEVSEEDGEEAEVEEEEEEDEHKGPDLKQASRRDMYSICQSAGLDGLAKKFGLTPEQFGENLRDSYQRHETEQFPAEPLELSKDYVCSQFNSPEAVLEGARYMVAMQIAREPLVRHVLRQTFQERAKINIKPTKKGKKDVDEAHYAYSFKYLKNKPVKELSGDQFLKMCLAEEEGLLAIDICIDLVGVKGYAGDQTYFDEIKQFYYRDEFSHQVQEWNKQRTLAIERSLQQFLYPQIAKELKNKLVTEAKDNIIKSCCKKLYNWLKVAPYRPDQQVEEDDDLMDESQGKGIRVLGVAFASGRDTPVFCSLVNGEGEVVDFLRLPYFLKRRNAWREDEREKKLQDIENLKKFLLSKKPHVVAVAGENRDAHMVMEDIKRTISELEQDSSLPAVGVELVDNELAMLYMNGKKSEADFRDYPPLLRQAVSVARKIQDPLVEFAQVCSSDEDILCLKLHPLQEHVVKEELLGALYCEFINRVNEVGVDVNRAIAHPYTQSLVQYICGLGLRKGSHLLKILKQNNTRLENRTQLVTMCHMGPKVFINCAGFIKIDTASLGDSTDSYIEVLDGSRVHPETYEWARKMAVDALEYDESAEDANPAGALEEILENPERLKDLDLDAFAEELERQGYGNKGITLYDIRAELSCRYKDLRAPYRSSNTEEVFNLLTKETPGTFYIGKLITCVVTGIAHRMPQGESYDQAIRNDETGLWQCPFCQQDNFPELGEVWNHFDSGSCPGQAIGVRTRLDNAVTGFIPTKFLSDKVVKHPEERVKVGMTVHCRIMKIDIEKFNVDLTCRTSDLSDKNNEWKLPKDTYYDFDAEADDAKQEEEQKKKQ; this is encoded by the exons ATGGATGATGAAGGGGAAGATGATGAGAAAGACATGATCGCTGATGAGATCTTCACTGGGGATGGTGATGGAGATGGAGAGGTGGAGGATGGAGAGACTGTGGACACACTTCACCCTAGAGATGacgaagaggaggaagatgatgaggAATCTG ATATTGATGATTTCAttgtggatgatgatgatggacaGCCCatcaagaaaaagaaaggaaagaaattcCCTGGCTACACTAATGC TGCTTTGCAAGAAGCTCAAGAGATATTCGGCGGTGATTTTGACTTTGCCGAGTTTGACACTGAGGCGTATGATAAtgcagaagaggaagaagaggagcagGATGAAGAGTCATGGGATCAGCCAAAGAAGCAGACCAAGAGAAGAGTTGGCCGTCGTAGCATATTTGAGATCTATGAGCCCAGCGAGCTGGAGAGCAGCCACATGACCGATCAAGACAATGAGATCCGCTCCACAGACATGCCAGAAAGATTCCAG TTGAGGGCCATCCCTGTAAAGCCTGCTGAGGATGATGAGCTGGAGGAAGAAGCTGAATGGATTTACAGGAATGCCTTCTCCACACCGACCATCTCCATGCAG GAGAGCACAGACTACCTGGATCATGGGACAACCACCAATTTCAGCAGAAAGGGTCCCAATACCATTGCTAAAATCAAAGAAGCACTGAACTTCATGCAGAACCAACACTTTGAG GTTCCCTTCATTGCATTCTACAGAAAGGAGTACGTGGAACCAGAGCTGAACATTTATGACCTGTGGAAGGTGTGGCAGTGGGATGAGAAG TGGACTCAGCTGAAGACCAGAAAGCAGAACCTGACACGTCTTTTCCAGAGGATGCAGTCTTATCAGTTCGAGCAGATCTCAGCTGACCCTGACAAGCCACTGGCAGACTCGACTCGTCCCTTAGACACTGCTGATATGGAGAG GCTGAAAGACGTCCAGTCTCTTGATGAGCTGGGAGACGTCTACCACCACTTCCTGCTCTACTATGGCCGAGACATTCCCAAGATGCAGAATGCAGTCAAGGCCAgcaaaaagaaactgaaaaagaTCAAGGAAGTGTCAGAGGAAGATG GAGAAGAGGCAGAagtggaggaagaagaggaagaagatgagCATAAGGGTCCAGATCTAAAACAAGCTTCCCGTAGAGATATGTACAGCATCTGTCAGAGCGCAGGCCTTG ATGGTCTTGCCAAGAAGTTTGGTCTGACACCAGAGCAGTTTGGAGAAAACTTGCGAGACAGTTATCAGAGGCACGAAACGGAGCAGTTTCCTGCCGAGCCTTTGGAACTGTCCAAGGACTACGTGTGCAG TCAATTTAACAGCCCGGAGGCTGTTCTGGAAGGTGCTCGCTACATGGTGGCCATGCAGATTGCCCGTGAACCGCTCGTCAGGCATGTGCTCAGACAGACCTTCCAGGAGAGGGCCAAGATTAACATCAAGCCAACTAAGAAGGGCAAGAAG GATGTGGATGAAGCGCACTATGCCTATTCCTTCAAGTATCTCAAGAACAAGCCTGTGAAAGAGCTCAGTGGAGATCAGTTCTTGAAGATGTGCCTGGCTGAGGAGGAAGGCCTGCTCGCCATAGACATCTGCATTGACCTTGTGGGAGTCAAAGG GTACGCAGGAGATCAGACCTACTTTGATGAGATTAAGCAGTTCTACTACAGGGATGAGTTCAGTCACCAGGTGCAGGAGTGGAACAAGCAGAGAACTCTTGCCATTGAACGGTCCTTGCAGCAGTTCCTGTATCCTCAGATAGCCAAGGAACTGAAAAACAAGCTCGTCACTGAAGCCAAAGACAATATTATTAAG TCTTGCTGCAAGAAGCTGTATAACTGGTTGAAGGTGGCTCCTTATCGGCCTGATCAGCAGGTAGAGGAGGACGATGACCTTATGGATGAGTCGCAAGGAAAGGGTATCCGTGTACTCGGGGTGGCATTTGCTTCCGGCAG AGATACACCAGTGTTCTGCTCCCTCGTTAATGGTGAAGGAGAGGTTGTGGACTTCCTCAGGCTTCCTTACTTCCTGAAGAGGAGGAATGCATGGAGAGAGGATGAAAGAGAGAAGAAG CTTCAAGATATTGAAAACCTCAAGAAATTCCTCCTTAGTAAGAAGCCACATGTTGTCGCTGTTGCTGGGGAGAATCG TGATGCTCATATGGTGATGGAGGACATCAAGCGCACCATCAGTGAGCTGGAGCAGGACTCCTCTCTGCCTGCGGTGGGGGTGGAGCTGGTGGACAACGAACTGGCTATGCTTTATATGAATGGCAAGAAGTCTGAG GCGGACTTCAGGGACTATCCACCTCTGCTTCGGCAGGCTGTGTCTGTGGCTCGTAAGATTCAGGACCCCCTAGTGGAGTTTGCCCAAGTTTGTAGCAGCGATGAGGACATCCTGTGTTTGAAACTGCATCCCCTGCAG GAGCATGTAGTGAAAGAGGAGCTGCTGGGCGCTCTTTACTGCGAGTTCATAAACCGGGTGAATGAGGTTGGTGTGGATGTGAACCGGGCCATAGCTCACCCTTACACCCAGAGCCTGGTCCAGTACATCTGTGGCCTTGGACTTAGAAAGGGCTCACACCTGCTCAAG ATTCTTAAACAGAACAACACTAGGTTGGAGAACAGGACCCAGTTGGTCACCATGTGTCACATGGGACCCAAAGTCTTTATTAACTGTGCTGGTTTCATCAAGATTGACACTGCCTCTCTTGGAGACAG CACTGACTCCTACATCGAGGTCCTGGACGGTTCTCGGGTGCACCCTGAAACATACGAATGGGCACGTAAAATGGCAGTGGATGCTCTAGAGTACGACGAGTCAGCAGAAGATGCCAACCCAGCCGGAGCACTAGAGGAGATTCTTGAGAACCCAGAGAGGCTGAAGGACCTGGATCTGGATGCCTTCGCTGAGGAGCTGGAGAGACAG GGTTATGGTAATAAGGGAATTACACTGTATGATATTCGAGCAGAGCTTAGCTGTAGATATAAAGATTTGAGAGCGCCATACAGGTCTTCAAACACAGAGGAGGTCTTTAACCTGCTCACCAAAGAGACACCTGGGACCTTCTATATTG GTAAACTGATCACCTGTGTGGTGACTGGCATAGCTCACAGAATGCCACAAGGTGAGAGTTACGACCAGGCCATCCGTAATGATGAGACGGGACTCTGGCAGTGTCCATTTTGCCAGCAGGACAACTTCCCTGAGCTCGGTGAG GTGTGGAATCACTTTGACAGCGGCTCCTGCCCTGGGCAAGCCATCGGAGTGAGAACTAGGTTAGATAACGCTGTCACAGGCTTCATCCCGACAAAGTTTCTTAGTGACAAGGTGGTGAAGCACCCTGAAGAGAGAGTCAAG GTTGGCATGACCGTGCACTGCCGTATCATGAAAATTGACATCGAGAAGTTCAACGTGGATCTCACTTGTAGAACGTCTGACCTGAGTGACAAAAACAATGAATGGAAGCTTCCCAAAGATACCTACTATGATTTTGACGCTGAGGCAGATGATGCGAAACAGGAAGAGGAGCAAAAGAAGAAACAGTAG
- the LOC127941680 gene encoding transcription elongation factor SPT6 isoform X2 has product MDDEGEDDEKDMIADEIFTGDGDGDGEVEDGETVDTLHPRDDEEEEDDEESDIDDFIVDDDDGQPIKKKKGKKFPGYTNAALQEAQEIFGGDFDFAEFDTEAYDNAEEEEEEQDEESWDQPKKQTKRRVGRRSIFEIYEPSELESSHMTDQDNEIRSTDMPERFQLRAIPVKPAEDDELEEEAEWIYRNAFSTPTISMQESTDYLDHGTTTNFSRKGPNTIAKIKEALNFMQNQHFEVPFIAFYRKEYVEPELNIYDLWKVWQWDEKWTQLKTRKQNLTRLFQRMQSYQFEQISADPDKPLADSTRPLDTADMERLKDVQSLDELGDVYHHFLLYYGRDIPKMQNAVKASKKKLKKIKEVSEEDGEEAEVEEEEEEDEHKGPDLKQASRRDMYSICQSAGLDGLAKKFGLTPEQFGENLRDSYQRHETEQFPAEPLELSKDYVCSQFNSPEAVLEGARYMVAMQIAREPLVRHVLRQTFQERAKINIKPTKKGKKDVDEAHYAYSFKYLKNKPVKELSGDQFLKMCLAEEEGLLAIDICIDLVGVKGYAGDQTYFDEIKQFYYRDEFSHQVQEWNKQRTLAIERSLQQFLYPQIAKELKNKLVTEAKDNIIKSCCKKLYNWLKVAPYRPDQQVEEDDDLMDESQGKGIRVLGVAFASGRDTPVFCSLVNGEGEVVDFLRLPYFLKRRNAWREDEREKKLQDIENLKKFLLSKKPHVVAVAGENRDAHMVMEDIKRTISELEQDSSLPAVGVELVDNELAMLYMNGKKSEADFRDYPPLLRQAVSVARKIQDPLVEFAQVCSSDEDILCLKLHPLQEHVVKEELLGALYCEFINRVNEVGVDVNRAIAHPYTQSLVQYICGLGLRKGSHLLKILKQNNTRLENRTQLVTMCHMGPKVFINCAGFIKIDTASLGDSTDSYIEVLDGSRVHPETYEWARKMAVDALEYDESAEDANPAGALEEILENPERLKDLDLDAFAEELERQGYGNKGITLYDIRAELSCRYKDLRAPYRSSNTEEVFNLLTKETPGTFYIGKLITCVVTGIAHRMPQGESYDQAIRNDETGLWQCPFCQQDNFPELGVESL; this is encoded by the exons ATGGATGATGAAGGGGAAGATGATGAGAAAGACATGATCGCTGATGAGATCTTCACTGGGGATGGTGATGGAGATGGAGAGGTGGAGGATGGAGAGACTGTGGACACACTTCACCCTAGAGATGacgaagaggaggaagatgatgaggAATCTG ATATTGATGATTTCAttgtggatgatgatgatggacaGCCCatcaagaaaaagaaaggaaagaaattcCCTGGCTACACTAATGC TGCTTTGCAAGAAGCTCAAGAGATATTCGGCGGTGATTTTGACTTTGCCGAGTTTGACACTGAGGCGTATGATAAtgcagaagaggaagaagaggagcagGATGAAGAGTCATGGGATCAGCCAAAGAAGCAGACCAAGAGAAGAGTTGGCCGTCGTAGCATATTTGAGATCTATGAGCCCAGCGAGCTGGAGAGCAGCCACATGACCGATCAAGACAATGAGATCCGCTCCACAGACATGCCAGAAAGATTCCAG TTGAGGGCCATCCCTGTAAAGCCTGCTGAGGATGATGAGCTGGAGGAAGAAGCTGAATGGATTTACAGGAATGCCTTCTCCACACCGACCATCTCCATGCAG GAGAGCACAGACTACCTGGATCATGGGACAACCACCAATTTCAGCAGAAAGGGTCCCAATACCATTGCTAAAATCAAAGAAGCACTGAACTTCATGCAGAACCAACACTTTGAG GTTCCCTTCATTGCATTCTACAGAAAGGAGTACGTGGAACCAGAGCTGAACATTTATGACCTGTGGAAGGTGTGGCAGTGGGATGAGAAG TGGACTCAGCTGAAGACCAGAAAGCAGAACCTGACACGTCTTTTCCAGAGGATGCAGTCTTATCAGTTCGAGCAGATCTCAGCTGACCCTGACAAGCCACTGGCAGACTCGACTCGTCCCTTAGACACTGCTGATATGGAGAG GCTGAAAGACGTCCAGTCTCTTGATGAGCTGGGAGACGTCTACCACCACTTCCTGCTCTACTATGGCCGAGACATTCCCAAGATGCAGAATGCAGTCAAGGCCAgcaaaaagaaactgaaaaagaTCAAGGAAGTGTCAGAGGAAGATG GAGAAGAGGCAGAagtggaggaagaagaggaagaagatgagCATAAGGGTCCAGATCTAAAACAAGCTTCCCGTAGAGATATGTACAGCATCTGTCAGAGCGCAGGCCTTG ATGGTCTTGCCAAGAAGTTTGGTCTGACACCAGAGCAGTTTGGAGAAAACTTGCGAGACAGTTATCAGAGGCACGAAACGGAGCAGTTTCCTGCCGAGCCTTTGGAACTGTCCAAGGACTACGTGTGCAG TCAATTTAACAGCCCGGAGGCTGTTCTGGAAGGTGCTCGCTACATGGTGGCCATGCAGATTGCCCGTGAACCGCTCGTCAGGCATGTGCTCAGACAGACCTTCCAGGAGAGGGCCAAGATTAACATCAAGCCAACTAAGAAGGGCAAGAAG GATGTGGATGAAGCGCACTATGCCTATTCCTTCAAGTATCTCAAGAACAAGCCTGTGAAAGAGCTCAGTGGAGATCAGTTCTTGAAGATGTGCCTGGCTGAGGAGGAAGGCCTGCTCGCCATAGACATCTGCATTGACCTTGTGGGAGTCAAAGG GTACGCAGGAGATCAGACCTACTTTGATGAGATTAAGCAGTTCTACTACAGGGATGAGTTCAGTCACCAGGTGCAGGAGTGGAACAAGCAGAGAACTCTTGCCATTGAACGGTCCTTGCAGCAGTTCCTGTATCCTCAGATAGCCAAGGAACTGAAAAACAAGCTCGTCACTGAAGCCAAAGACAATATTATTAAG TCTTGCTGCAAGAAGCTGTATAACTGGTTGAAGGTGGCTCCTTATCGGCCTGATCAGCAGGTAGAGGAGGACGATGACCTTATGGATGAGTCGCAAGGAAAGGGTATCCGTGTACTCGGGGTGGCATTTGCTTCCGGCAG AGATACACCAGTGTTCTGCTCCCTCGTTAATGGTGAAGGAGAGGTTGTGGACTTCCTCAGGCTTCCTTACTTCCTGAAGAGGAGGAATGCATGGAGAGAGGATGAAAGAGAGAAGAAG CTTCAAGATATTGAAAACCTCAAGAAATTCCTCCTTAGTAAGAAGCCACATGTTGTCGCTGTTGCTGGGGAGAATCG TGATGCTCATATGGTGATGGAGGACATCAAGCGCACCATCAGTGAGCTGGAGCAGGACTCCTCTCTGCCTGCGGTGGGGGTGGAGCTGGTGGACAACGAACTGGCTATGCTTTATATGAATGGCAAGAAGTCTGAG GCGGACTTCAGGGACTATCCACCTCTGCTTCGGCAGGCTGTGTCTGTGGCTCGTAAGATTCAGGACCCCCTAGTGGAGTTTGCCCAAGTTTGTAGCAGCGATGAGGACATCCTGTGTTTGAAACTGCATCCCCTGCAG GAGCATGTAGTGAAAGAGGAGCTGCTGGGCGCTCTTTACTGCGAGTTCATAAACCGGGTGAATGAGGTTGGTGTGGATGTGAACCGGGCCATAGCTCACCCTTACACCCAGAGCCTGGTCCAGTACATCTGTGGCCTTGGACTTAGAAAGGGCTCACACCTGCTCAAG ATTCTTAAACAGAACAACACTAGGTTGGAGAACAGGACCCAGTTGGTCACCATGTGTCACATGGGACCCAAAGTCTTTATTAACTGTGCTGGTTTCATCAAGATTGACACTGCCTCTCTTGGAGACAG CACTGACTCCTACATCGAGGTCCTGGACGGTTCTCGGGTGCACCCTGAAACATACGAATGGGCACGTAAAATGGCAGTGGATGCTCTAGAGTACGACGAGTCAGCAGAAGATGCCAACCCAGCCGGAGCACTAGAGGAGATTCTTGAGAACCCAGAGAGGCTGAAGGACCTGGATCTGGATGCCTTCGCTGAGGAGCTGGAGAGACAG GGTTATGGTAATAAGGGAATTACACTGTATGATATTCGAGCAGAGCTTAGCTGTAGATATAAAGATTTGAGAGCGCCATACAGGTCTTCAAACACAGAGGAGGTCTTTAACCTGCTCACCAAAGAGACACCTGGGACCTTCTATATTG GTAAACTGATCACCTGTGTGGTGACTGGCATAGCTCACAGAATGCCACAAGGTGAGAGTTACGACCAGGCCATCCGTAATGATGAGACGGGACTCTGGCAGTGTCCATTTTGCCAGCAGGACAACTTCCCTGAGCTCG GTGTGGAATCACTTTGA
- the LOC127941680 gene encoding transcription elongation factor SPT6 isoform X3: MDDEGEDDEKDMIADEIFTGDGDGDGEVEDGETVDTLHPRDDEEEEDDEESDIDDFIVDDDDGQPIKKKKGKKFPGYTNAALQEAQEIFGGDFDFAEFDTEAYDNAEEEEEEQDEESWDQPKKQTKRRVGRRSIFEIYEPSELESSHMTDQDNEIRSTDMPERFQLRAIPVKPAEDDELEEEAEWIYRNAFSTPTISMQESTDYLDHGTTTNFSRKGPNTIAKIKEALNFMQNQHFEVPFIAFYRKEYVEPELNIYDLWKVWQWDEKWTQLKTRKQNLTRLFQRMQSYQFEQISADPDKPLADSTRPLDTADMERLKDVQSLDELGDVYHHFLLYYGRDIPKMQNAVKASKKKLKKIKEVSEEDGEEAEVEEEEEEDEHKGPDLKQASRRDMYSICQSAGLDGLAKKFGLTPEQFGENLRDSYQRHETEQFPAEPLELSKDYVCSQFNSPEAVLEGARYMVAMQIAREPLVRHVLRQTFQERAKINIKPTKKGKKDVDEAHYAYSFKYLKNKPVKELSGDQFLKMCLAEEEGLLAIDICIDLVGVKGYAGDQTYFDEIKQFYYRDEFSHQVQEWNKQRTLAIERSLQQFLYPQIAKELKNKLVTEAKDNIIKSCCKKLYNWLKVAPYRPDQQVEEDDDLMDESQGKGIRVLGVAFASGRDTPVFCSLVNGEGEVVDFLRLPYFLKRRNAWREDEREKKLQDIENLKKFLLSKKPHVVAVAGENRDAHMVMEDIKRTISELEQDSSLPAVGVELVDNELAMLYMNGKKSEADFRDYPPLLRQAVSVARKIQDPLVEFAQVCSSDEDILCLKLHPLQEHVVKEELLGALYCEFINRVNEVGVDVNRAIAHPYTQSLVQYICGLGLRKGSHLLKILKQNNTRLENRTQLVTMCHMGPKVFINCAGFIKIDTASLGDSTDSYIEVLDGSRVHPETYEWARKMAVDALEYDESAEDANPAGALEEILENPERLKDLDLDAFAEELERQVN; the protein is encoded by the exons ATGGATGATGAAGGGGAAGATGATGAGAAAGACATGATCGCTGATGAGATCTTCACTGGGGATGGTGATGGAGATGGAGAGGTGGAGGATGGAGAGACTGTGGACACACTTCACCCTAGAGATGacgaagaggaggaagatgatgaggAATCTG ATATTGATGATTTCAttgtggatgatgatgatggacaGCCCatcaagaaaaagaaaggaaagaaattcCCTGGCTACACTAATGC TGCTTTGCAAGAAGCTCAAGAGATATTCGGCGGTGATTTTGACTTTGCCGAGTTTGACACTGAGGCGTATGATAAtgcagaagaggaagaagaggagcagGATGAAGAGTCATGGGATCAGCCAAAGAAGCAGACCAAGAGAAGAGTTGGCCGTCGTAGCATATTTGAGATCTATGAGCCCAGCGAGCTGGAGAGCAGCCACATGACCGATCAAGACAATGAGATCCGCTCCACAGACATGCCAGAAAGATTCCAG TTGAGGGCCATCCCTGTAAAGCCTGCTGAGGATGATGAGCTGGAGGAAGAAGCTGAATGGATTTACAGGAATGCCTTCTCCACACCGACCATCTCCATGCAG GAGAGCACAGACTACCTGGATCATGGGACAACCACCAATTTCAGCAGAAAGGGTCCCAATACCATTGCTAAAATCAAAGAAGCACTGAACTTCATGCAGAACCAACACTTTGAG GTTCCCTTCATTGCATTCTACAGAAAGGAGTACGTGGAACCAGAGCTGAACATTTATGACCTGTGGAAGGTGTGGCAGTGGGATGAGAAG TGGACTCAGCTGAAGACCAGAAAGCAGAACCTGACACGTCTTTTCCAGAGGATGCAGTCTTATCAGTTCGAGCAGATCTCAGCTGACCCTGACAAGCCACTGGCAGACTCGACTCGTCCCTTAGACACTGCTGATATGGAGAG GCTGAAAGACGTCCAGTCTCTTGATGAGCTGGGAGACGTCTACCACCACTTCCTGCTCTACTATGGCCGAGACATTCCCAAGATGCAGAATGCAGTCAAGGCCAgcaaaaagaaactgaaaaagaTCAAGGAAGTGTCAGAGGAAGATG GAGAAGAGGCAGAagtggaggaagaagaggaagaagatgagCATAAGGGTCCAGATCTAAAACAAGCTTCCCGTAGAGATATGTACAGCATCTGTCAGAGCGCAGGCCTTG ATGGTCTTGCCAAGAAGTTTGGTCTGACACCAGAGCAGTTTGGAGAAAACTTGCGAGACAGTTATCAGAGGCACGAAACGGAGCAGTTTCCTGCCGAGCCTTTGGAACTGTCCAAGGACTACGTGTGCAG TCAATTTAACAGCCCGGAGGCTGTTCTGGAAGGTGCTCGCTACATGGTGGCCATGCAGATTGCCCGTGAACCGCTCGTCAGGCATGTGCTCAGACAGACCTTCCAGGAGAGGGCCAAGATTAACATCAAGCCAACTAAGAAGGGCAAGAAG GATGTGGATGAAGCGCACTATGCCTATTCCTTCAAGTATCTCAAGAACAAGCCTGTGAAAGAGCTCAGTGGAGATCAGTTCTTGAAGATGTGCCTGGCTGAGGAGGAAGGCCTGCTCGCCATAGACATCTGCATTGACCTTGTGGGAGTCAAAGG GTACGCAGGAGATCAGACCTACTTTGATGAGATTAAGCAGTTCTACTACAGGGATGAGTTCAGTCACCAGGTGCAGGAGTGGAACAAGCAGAGAACTCTTGCCATTGAACGGTCCTTGCAGCAGTTCCTGTATCCTCAGATAGCCAAGGAACTGAAAAACAAGCTCGTCACTGAAGCCAAAGACAATATTATTAAG TCTTGCTGCAAGAAGCTGTATAACTGGTTGAAGGTGGCTCCTTATCGGCCTGATCAGCAGGTAGAGGAGGACGATGACCTTATGGATGAGTCGCAAGGAAAGGGTATCCGTGTACTCGGGGTGGCATTTGCTTCCGGCAG AGATACACCAGTGTTCTGCTCCCTCGTTAATGGTGAAGGAGAGGTTGTGGACTTCCTCAGGCTTCCTTACTTCCTGAAGAGGAGGAATGCATGGAGAGAGGATGAAAGAGAGAAGAAG CTTCAAGATATTGAAAACCTCAAGAAATTCCTCCTTAGTAAGAAGCCACATGTTGTCGCTGTTGCTGGGGAGAATCG TGATGCTCATATGGTGATGGAGGACATCAAGCGCACCATCAGTGAGCTGGAGCAGGACTCCTCTCTGCCTGCGGTGGGGGTGGAGCTGGTGGACAACGAACTGGCTATGCTTTATATGAATGGCAAGAAGTCTGAG GCGGACTTCAGGGACTATCCACCTCTGCTTCGGCAGGCTGTGTCTGTGGCTCGTAAGATTCAGGACCCCCTAGTGGAGTTTGCCCAAGTTTGTAGCAGCGATGAGGACATCCTGTGTTTGAAACTGCATCCCCTGCAG GAGCATGTAGTGAAAGAGGAGCTGCTGGGCGCTCTTTACTGCGAGTTCATAAACCGGGTGAATGAGGTTGGTGTGGATGTGAACCGGGCCATAGCTCACCCTTACACCCAGAGCCTGGTCCAGTACATCTGTGGCCTTGGACTTAGAAAGGGCTCACACCTGCTCAAG ATTCTTAAACAGAACAACACTAGGTTGGAGAACAGGACCCAGTTGGTCACCATGTGTCACATGGGACCCAAAGTCTTTATTAACTGTGCTGGTTTCATCAAGATTGACACTGCCTCTCTTGGAGACAG CACTGACTCCTACATCGAGGTCCTGGACGGTTCTCGGGTGCACCCTGAAACATACGAATGGGCACGTAAAATGGCAGTGGATGCTCTAGAGTACGACGAGTCAGCAGAAGATGCCAACCCAGCCGGAGCACTAGAGGAGATTCTTGAGAACCCAGAGAGGCTGAAGGACCTGGATCTGGATGCCTTCGCTGAGGAGCTGGAGAGACAG GTAAACTGA